One Spirochaetales bacterium DNA segment encodes these proteins:
- a CDS encoding carbohydrate ABC transporter permease, translated as MYKTKKLLRRFLLYTVLLFFFLIFTFPFYYVFVLATRSYDTIFNIPPPIIFGQHSLYNLHRLIRQIPFGMNAIHSTAIAILATSTRLVFCTASGFVLAKYRFPGKSLIFSFILITIMIPRFLNIIPLFKMMVWFKWVNTYLPMVIPGMADAFGIFLMTQYLSTSIPDELLDAARIDGLNEYKILIFIGFPLAKPGLGVLGTVTFIGSWNDLLYALVMLPERNMQTIPVALSSLHLMAEGDFGALMMGNALALIPLILVFIFFSKKIISHIIAGSLKG; from the coding sequence ATGTATAAAACAAAGAAACTGCTGCGAAGGTTTCTGCTTTATACGGTCCTTTTATTCTTTTTTCTCATATTTACCTTTCCTTTTTATTATGTATTTGTACTTGCCACGCGAAGTTACGATACCATTTTCAATATTCCCCCGCCCATTATTTTCGGTCAGCATAGTCTTTACAATCTCCATCGCCTCATCCGGCAGATTCCGTTCGGAATGAACGCGATCCACAGCACGGCCATCGCGATCCTGGCAACTTCGACCCGTCTTGTTTTCTGTACGGCATCGGGATTCGTGCTCGCAAAATACCGTTTCCCCGGGAAATCCTTGATTTTCTCTTTTATCCTTATCACGATCATGATTCCCCGCTTTCTCAATATTATTCCCCTCTTTAAAATGATGGTCTGGTTCAAATGGGTGAATACCTATCTCCCCATGGTCATTCCGGGTATGGCGGACGCTTTCGGGATATTCCTCATGACACAATACCTCTCGACCTCGATCCCCGACGAACTCCTCGATGCGGCACGGATCGACGGACTCAATGAATACAAGATATTAATTTTTATCGGGTTTCCCCTCGCGAAACCGGGCCTTGGGGTACTCGGAACAGTCACGTTTATCGGATCCTGGAACGATCTCCTTTACGCGCTTGTCATGCTTCCCGAACGAAACATGCAAACGATCCCGGTCGCTCTCTCGTCGCTCCATCTTATGGCGGAAGGCGATTTCGGCGCTCTCATGATGGGAAATGCTTTGGCCCTGATTCCCCTCATTCTGGTTTTCATATTTTTCTCAAAAAAGATCATCTCCCACATAATTGCGGGGAGTCTGAAGGGATAA
- a CDS encoding sugar ABC transporter permease has translation MRKNRLREYYTASYLMLSPFFVLFAVFGIFPIIFSLFLSLQNWGGMGPVKFVGISNFSFLLFQDTYFWKTIGITFFLLVFGSFTQHFFAIPLAVILNNRLVNGRDAFRTAYFLPYITSSVSIALIFSYVFSTNYGIVNFIIQGLGLNRIAWLENKKLIPISLAIIINWRYIGWNTVIYLAGLQSIPEELYEAADIDGASSFRKHLSITLPLLLPIIFFALTLSIIGGMQLFDEPFVILNGYQGMGGTDNAGFTSAYYIMWLLQRVGKYGKGSAVSWLLFVIVFSMTMLNRKIIERLEGTKK, from the coding sequence ATGAGAAAAAACCGTTTACGGGAATATTATACCGCATCATACCTCATGTTGAGTCCGTTTTTTGTTCTTTTTGCCGTTTTCGGCATATTTCCGATCATCTTCTCGCTTTTCCTCTCGCTGCAAAACTGGGGAGGTATGGGACCCGTAAAATTCGTGGGAATTTCAAATTTTTCTTTCCTCCTTTTTCAGGATACCTATTTCTGGAAAACAATCGGCATCACATTTTTCCTGCTTGTTTTTGGATCATTTACCCAGCATTTTTTCGCCATCCCCCTCGCCGTTATCCTCAACAACCGGTTGGTAAATGGGCGGGACGCGTTTCGCACCGCTTATTTTTTACCGTATATCACAAGTTCCGTGTCGATCGCCCTCATCTTTTCGTATGTATTCAGCACCAATTACGGAATCGTAAACTTCATTATTCAAGGACTCGGTTTGAATCGGATTGCCTGGCTCGAAAATAAAAAGCTCATTCCGATATCGCTCGCCATTATCATCAACTGGCGGTACATCGGCTGGAATACGGTCATCTATCTCGCCGGACTTCAGTCCATACCGGAAGAACTCTATGAAGCGGCCGATATTGACGGGGCATCGTCTTTTCGCAAACATCTCTCGATCACCCTCCCCCTCCTGCTGCCCATCATTTTCTTTGCCCTCACCCTGAGTATTATCGGGGGTATGCAGCTTTTCGACGAACCATTTGTCATTCTCAATGGCTACCAAGGGATGGGCGGAACGGACAATGCCGGGTTCACTTCCGCTTATTACATTATGTGGCTTCTTCAGCGCGTCGGAAAATACGGCAAGGGGAGTGCTGTTTCCTGGCTGCTATTCGTTATCGTGTTTTCCATGACCATGTTAAACCGGAAGATCATCGAAAGGCTTGAAGGAACGAAAAAATAA
- a CDS encoding response regulator: protein MKAVNNHEKETANSTILVVDDERQIRIVFENTLSITGYRCITTSTAAEALDILSKTVIDIVITDIKMPDMDGIDLLSFIKRQYDADVIVMTGYTELYTYDEILELGASDFFTKPISMNEIIIRVRRVMRERKILQDLSQAKKRAEESDRLKSAFLANISHEIRTPLNGIIGFTNLMLESPISKEQRQYLEIIRESGKLLCSLIDDLLDLSIIESGHIPIVRTPFSLKTILDNTGSHARLLIEQSGKKIDLHSNYNLSLHDLVIIDPTRLKQILYNLIGNAVKFTQEGNIEFGVDFDNDGFLRFYVKDTGYGIPEDKSGVIFDAFRQADSTIHKKFGGSGLGLTICKKLVEHMGGRIWFESKTGHDHGTIFYFTLPYDPAREKEIIAGDDFPATKSREGLTILLIEDDRISSMLVQRILEINNHEVVTESDGEAGFSRYCLLHDSIDIILMDIQLPSKDGYEVAGKIRQKEKESGWKRTPIIALTASALKGERKKCIDSGCDDYLAKPLQQDILLRMIDNHVGTETPEG, encoded by the coding sequence ATGAAAGCGGTGAATAATCATGAAAAAGAGACTGCGAACAGTACGATTCTTGTTGTCGATGACGAGCGTCAGATCAGAATCGTATTCGAAAATACACTCAGTATCACCGGCTATCGCTGTATAACAACTTCCACTGCGGCCGAGGCACTCGATATCCTTTCGAAAACCGTCATCGACATTGTCATTACCGACATAAAAATGCCGGACATGGACGGAATCGATCTTCTTTCATTTATCAAGCGGCAATACGATGCGGATGTCATTGTCATGACCGGTTATACGGAGTTATACACATACGACGAAATTCTTGAACTCGGCGCAAGTGATTTTTTTACCAAACCGATAAGCATGAACGAGATCATTATCAGGGTTCGACGGGTCATGCGTGAGCGTAAAATACTTCAGGACCTTTCGCAGGCAAAGAAAAGAGCGGAAGAATCGGACAGGTTGAAATCCGCATTTCTCGCCAATATATCGCATGAAATACGAACGCCACTCAATGGAATTATCGGATTCACAAATCTCATGCTCGAAAGCCCCATCTCAAAAGAACAGCGGCAGTATCTGGAGATCATTCGTGAAAGCGGTAAATTGCTCTGCTCGCTTATCGATGATCTTCTTGATCTCTCGATCATCGAAAGCGGACATATTCCGATCGTCCGTACGCCTTTTTCACTCAAAACGATCTTGGACAATACCGGTTCGCACGCACGGCTTCTCATCGAACAAAGCGGTAAAAAGATCGATCTTCACTCGAATTATAATCTCAGTCTGCACGATCTTGTTATCATCGATCCGACAAGGCTCAAGCAGATCCTCTATAATCTGATCGGTAACGCCGTGAAGTTTACACAGGAGGGAAATATCGAGTTCGGAGTGGATTTTGACAACGATGGATTTCTCCGTTTTTATGTAAAAGATACCGGATATGGTATACCGGAGGACAAATCTGGCGTTATCTTCGATGCCTTCAGACAGGCGGACAGCACGATCCATAAAAAGTTCGGTGGGTCGGGACTCGGACTGACAATCTGCAAAAAACTCGTCGAACATATGGGCGGCAGGATCTGGTTTGAATCGAAAACCGGCCACGACCACGGTACGATATTTTATTTTACCCTCCCCTATGACCCCGCACGGGAAAAAGAAATAATAGCCGGGGACGATTTTCCGGCAACGAAATCAAGAGAAGGACTTACCATTCTTTTGATAGAAGACGACAGGATAAGCAGCATGCTGGTGCAGCGCATTCTGGAAATAAACAATCATGAGGTGGTCACCGAATCCGACGGTGAAGCGGGATTTTCACGCTACTGCCTGCTTCACGATTCAATCGATATCATTCTGATGGATATTCAACTTCCCTCCAAAGACGGCTACGAGGTCGCCGGTAAAATACGGCAAAAGGAAAAAGAATCCGGGTGGAAGCGGACGCCGATCATCGCACTGACAGCCTCCGCACTCAAGGGTGAACGGAAAAAATGCATCGACAGCGGATGTGACGATTATCTGGCGAAACCGCTTCAGCAGGATATACTTTTGCGTATGATAGATAATCATGTCGGGACTGAAACCCCGGAGGGTTAG
- a CDS encoding response regulator, whose product MDKKKDNRTNRIHIDNLSSEERQQLREQLLADDEKNYLELIRIITFSGNVATKIIGLLDEKTILKTVIDEFKTIKKYSAVIFLHSNDRKTLTIETITLDRKTLADVEAVSGAGIDDFIIDPIKSPILRGVVEGKKTVLVTAIDIIKEFVPQKIAKTISRIIKCDNQKIILAPLIREEKSIGVFGMSGPELAEYFLPSANNLATIISDALQLCYEQKQRLKTEIDLIKEKSYLQTAYSVSVILGSSGDFDEASRVIREELDLGAVIIITIDQLTHKAYTKGIAVEMPDVFFGIVRQITIDLKKNGKARRYLDSLASITHVTIDELFDHFIESDKTLKKLFAPVSKIIARKKAGDILAGPLLDSYNKKIGIFLFAKKYGNSYSTDELPLIKSIVNLVSISLENQLHQQKLIRQIITNKFRTDIWRLATDKQMDGDTLIQEFLNRLGPTIGLSRACYNRLIGKNPEESDLECVIEWNALGVKPSLGTITPSVLIKTIIPLIRKSPEAHLILNDDNILSIFPKKAKKLIKPYVSFFKTSLNIENMLILYNIVNNRIDGMFSFEICSDNRKKPSWTDEVVDSIYECVKIVSHAIAEKEADKALQKSEEKFRTFIETASDLMFITDEHQTITYVNSSMARTLGYDREQLTGRHIYSVVGEDALDGFKASCHDLFSKGEISAETVWCTAGGKPIFGELKLVAIYNEKHDYQGSRGIFRDITEWKKHEEERKRFEARLRHFQKMETIGTLAGGIAHDFNNILSPIMGYIDMVLDDLDEDTELYDNLSHIHDSAIRAKELVQQILTFSRKTEGNPKPVNIVSHVKNYTALLRSLLPPNIRLITTINPNCGSILIDQSQIFRLLLNLSTNAQQSMEENGGTLTITLNPVEVTSAFARENPPLSKGSYICLSVGDTGHGMDTAVMERIFEPYFTTREVGKGTGLGLSVVHGITKSAGGDIFVESKTGKGSTFTLYFPRIDIDIKPEEKRKSNFQKGKERILFIDDEEQIVIMGKQMLERLGYQVISTTDSSEAISLFKKDKTTIDLVITDQTMPNVTGTMLIRELRRIKPDIPVILTSGFGKITSRQKTENITIQAYLSKPITMEEMSTTVRAVLEGRMKQEGDESGE is encoded by the coding sequence ATGGATAAAAAAAAGGATAACAGGACAAACAGGATACATATCGATAACCTCTCGAGTGAAGAACGGCAACAATTGAGAGAACAACTGCTTGCCGATGACGAAAAAAATTATCTGGAACTCATCCGGATTATAACCTTTTCGGGGAATGTCGCGACAAAGATAATCGGACTCCTTGACGAAAAGACCATTCTGAAAACCGTTATCGATGAGTTTAAAACGATCAAAAAATATTCCGCCGTTATTTTTCTCCATTCCAACGACAGAAAGACACTCACGATCGAAACGATTACCCTCGATCGAAAGACACTTGCCGATGTGGAAGCAGTATCGGGTGCCGGGATCGATGACTTCATCATCGATCCGATAAAATCGCCGATCCTCAGGGGGGTCGTGGAAGGTAAAAAAACGGTTTTGGTCACCGCCATCGATATTATAAAAGAGTTTGTCCCCCAAAAAATTGCTAAAACAATTTCACGAATCATCAAATGCGACAACCAGAAAATCATCCTCGCCCCGCTCATCCGTGAAGAAAAAAGTATCGGGGTATTCGGTATGTCGGGACCCGAACTCGCCGAATATTTCCTGCCGTCTGCGAACAATCTCGCGACGATTATATCAGACGCACTCCAGCTTTGTTACGAGCAGAAGCAGCGGCTGAAAACGGAAATCGACCTGATCAAGGAAAAGTCGTATCTTCAGACGGCCTACAGTGTGTCGGTCATCCTCGGCTCGTCCGGTGATTTTGACGAGGCTTCACGGGTGATTCGGGAGGAACTGGATCTGGGGGCCGTCATCATCATCACGATCGATCAGCTTACCCATAAGGCATATACGAAAGGCATCGCGGTAGAAATGCCCGATGTTTTTTTCGGTATTGTACGGCAGATCACCATAGATCTCAAAAAAAACGGGAAGGCACGGCGTTATCTGGATTCACTCGCCTCGATTACCCATGTGACAATCGATGAATTATTCGATCATTTCATCGAAAGCGACAAGACACTCAAAAAACTTTTCGCTCCGGTCTCGAAAATCATTGCCAGGAAAAAGGCGGGAGACATTCTCGCCGGTCCCCTTCTCGATTCGTATAACAAGAAAATCGGTATTTTCTTATTCGCAAAAAAATACGGCAATTCATACTCCACGGATGAACTGCCCCTTATCAAAAGCATCGTCAATCTCGTTTCCATCTCTTTGGAAAACCAGCTGCATCAACAAAAACTGATCCGACAGATTATCACCAATAAATTCCGTACCGATATCTGGAGACTCGCGACGGACAAGCAGATGGACGGGGATACGCTTATTCAGGAGTTTTTGAACAGACTCGGCCCCACCATCGGACTGAGCAGGGCGTGTTATAACCGTCTCATCGGGAAAAATCCGGAGGAAAGCGATCTCGAATGCGTGATCGAATGGAACGCCCTCGGAGTCAAACCCTCCCTCGGCACTATCACGCCATCCGTCTTGATCAAGACGATCATCCCATTGATCAGGAAATCCCCGGAAGCACACCTGATACTAAACGACGATAATATCCTTTCCATTTTTCCCAAAAAAGCCAAAAAACTGATAAAGCCCTATGTTTCGTTTTTCAAAACATCACTCAATATCGAAAACATGCTTATTCTCTATAATATCGTCAATAACAGGATCGATGGTATGTTTTCATTCGAAATATGCTCGGACAACCGGAAAAAGCCCTCCTGGACGGATGAGGTTGTCGACAGTATCTATGAATGCGTCAAGATTGTTTCCCATGCGATTGCGGAGAAAGAGGCGGACAAGGCCCTGCAGAAATCGGAGGAAAAGTTCAGAACATTCATAGAAACCGCGAGCGATCTCATGTTCATTACGGATGAACACCAGACAATAACCTATGTCAACTCGTCGATGGCGCGGACCCTGGGGTACGACCGCGAACAACTGACCGGCAGGCATATCTATTCCGTTGTGGGGGAAGATGCCCTGGATGGTTTTAAGGCCTCCTGTCACGATCTTTTCTCAAAAGGTGAAATAAGCGCCGAAACCGTCTGGTGCACCGCCGGTGGGAAGCCAATCTTCGGCGAACTGAAGCTCGTTGCCATCTATAACGAGAAACACGATTACCAGGGAAGCAGGGGTATTTTCCGTGATATCACCGAATGGAAAAAACATGAGGAAGAACGGAAGCGTTTCGAGGCACGGCTTCGTCATTTTCAAAAGATGGAAACAATCGGGACGCTGGCAGGCGGTATCGCTCACGATTTCAACAATATCCTTTCCCCCATCATGGGGTATATCGATATGGTCCTGGACGATCTGGATGAAGATACCGAACTCTATGACAATCTCTCTCATATTCACGATTCGGCGATCAGGGCAAAAGAACTCGTACAGCAGATTCTGACCTTCAGCAGAAAAACGGAGGGAAATCCAAAACCCGTCAATATTGTCTCGCATGTCAAAAATTATACCGCACTCCTTCGTTCCCTCCTTCCCCCGAATATCCGGCTCATCACCACTATTAATCCAAATTGCGGTTCCATCCTCATCGATCAATCCCAGATATTCAGGCTTCTTTTAAACCTCTCTACCAACGCGCAGCAGTCGATGGAAGAAAATGGAGGCACCCTTACCATAACACTGAATCCGGTCGAGGTGACAAGCGCATTTGCACGGGAAAACCCCCCTCTCTCGAAAGGAAGTTACATCTGTCTTTCGGTAGGCGATACCGGCCACGGCATGGATACCGCCGTGATGGAGCGTATTTTCGAACCATATTTTACGACAAGGGAGGTGGGAAAAGGAACGGGTCTGGGTCTTTCCGTCGTGCACGGCATCACAAAAAGCGCGGGAGGAGATATTTTCGTCGAAAGTAAAACGGGGAAAGGGTCTACTTTTACCCTGTATTTTCCCAGAATCGACATCGATATCAAACCTGAAGAAAAAAGAAAATCGAATTTTCAAAAAGGAAAGGAACGCATTCTCTTTATCGACGACGAGGAACAGATTGTCATCATGGGGAAACAGATGCTGGAAAGACTCGGTTATCAGGTCATTTCAACAACGGACAGCTCGGAGGCGATTTCACTGTTCAAAAAAGATAAAACCACGATCGATCTCGTTATTACGGACCAGACAATGCCGAATGTGACCGGTACCATGCTGATACGGGAATTGCGCCGTATCAAGCCCGATATACCGGTCATTCTCACTTCGGGATTCGGTAAAATCACAAGCAGACAAAAAACCGAAAATATCACAATCCAGGCATATCTGTCCAAACCGATAACAATGGAAGAAATGAGTACGACCGTCCGTGCGGTTCTGGAAGGCAGGATGAAGCAGGAGGGAGATGAAAGCGGTGAATAA
- a CDS encoding PAS domain S-box protein, whose product MVRRHSIKFKLTAAFLSIMIVVLLFQFFYLGPRFVKGEIDNAKNNLVFINSNITSGFQFRFVQAVDELERMADIPGLDTMNRETLDGMISIFNESNVFFNYFFVMDRTGRWISFPTIPENVGTRIPENNMYWVEQTFSGGSTVFLDVLRSVTCTLVSGFSTPIGPDKQNARTLLRGVFVVSEENSLVNLIRGIRVGSGGYAYLVASNGWLLVHPGRELLYEDYDAYSMMEYEPVRMALAGENGITEYEYEGETWLAAYGTIPLTGWAVIVQQPKEGILRKAQSESGIINLLVFGIFVFIFIAVLVIINRSLKPLSNLVNQIKTRSRPFASTYAKDEIGELAREFDHLYADLYRSNEKITKSEFRFRLLFNNAKDAIFFHDMSGNILEVNQVACNRLGYTREELIGENVAKIDAPSSRVLIEKRLNIMKEKGFILFEAEHMTKDGKIIPVEINSSVIDLEEGKATLSIVRDLTERKEAEKERKKLEQQIIQAQKLEALGTLAGGFAHDFNNLLMGIQVNATLLHANLSGDRENLVRVNDIGELVHRGISLTRQLLGLGRGGKYEVEVVDVNDLLNKSATLFGRSRKEIRIHFSFDSELMAVEADRGQLEQVFLNLYVNAWQAMPDGGDLYIGTENVKLEISDENGFSLPSGMYVKISITDTGEGIDESIRQKVFDPFFTTKEGTGSGLGLASSYGIVRNHNGNITIYSEKGKGSTFNIYLPATGKHPEPVMSEEDRKIPGGKETILLVDDEETIIRSGKAFFKTLGYTVLAASSGHDALAIYRQKKESIDIVILDLIMPGMGGRETFAELKKIDPAVKVLLSSGYSINGQAQELLNKGCLGFLQKPFSLLQAAKKIRSILDG is encoded by the coding sequence ATGGTGAGGAGACACAGCATCAAGTTCAAACTCACGGCCGCCTTTTTATCGATCATGATCGTTGTACTTCTCTTCCAATTTTTTTATCTAGGACCACGTTTCGTGAAAGGGGAAATCGATAATGCGAAGAATAATCTGGTTTTTATAAACAGCAATATCACATCGGGTTTTCAGTTTCGTTTTGTACAGGCTGTGGATGAACTCGAAAGAATGGCGGACATTCCCGGTCTCGACACCATGAACAGGGAGACACTCGACGGGATGATCTCGATATTCAATGAGTCAAACGTCTTTTTCAATTACTTTTTCGTTATGGATCGAACAGGAAGATGGATTTCTTTTCCGACGATCCCGGAAAATGTCGGGACGCGCATACCGGAAAACAATATGTATTGGGTCGAGCAAACCTTCTCTGGCGGATCGACGGTATTTCTCGATGTTCTCCGGTCGGTCACCTGCACCCTCGTCAGCGGATTTTCCACACCGATCGGTCCGGATAAACAAAACGCCCGCACGCTTCTCCGGGGTGTTTTTGTTGTATCCGAAGAAAATTCACTTGTGAATCTGATCAGGGGTATTCGGGTCGGTTCGGGCGGTTACGCGTACCTCGTCGCATCGAACGGCTGGCTTTTGGTCCATCCCGGCAGGGAACTCCTGTATGAAGACTACGATGCGTACAGCATGATGGAATACGAACCGGTGAGAATGGCGCTCGCGGGCGAGAACGGTATTACCGAATACGAGTATGAAGGGGAGACCTGGCTTGCCGCCTACGGGACCATCCCCCTTACCGGGTGGGCCGTTATCGTTCAGCAGCCCAAAGAAGGAATACTCAGGAAGGCGCAAAGCGAGTCGGGTATCATCAACCTCCTCGTCTTCGGTATTTTCGTTTTTATTTTCATCGCCGTTCTGGTTATTATCAACCGTTCCCTCAAACCGCTTTCCAATCTGGTGAATCAGATTAAAACGAGGTCGAGGCCGTTTGCTTCGACATATGCAAAAGACGAAATAGGAGAGCTGGCGCGGGAGTTCGATCATCTCTACGCCGACCTCTACCGGTCGAATGAAAAAATAACAAAATCGGAGTTTCGGTTCAGGCTTCTTTTCAATAACGCCAAAGACGCGATCTTTTTTCATGATATGTCGGGAAATATTTTAGAGGTCAATCAGGTCGCCTGCAACCGGCTCGGCTACACCCGCGAAGAACTTATCGGAGAAAATGTCGCCAAAATAGACGCCCCTTCCTCGCGTGTTCTGATAGAAAAGAGGTTGAATATAATGAAGGAAAAGGGCTTCATTCTCTTTGAAGCCGAACATATGACGAAAGACGGGAAAATCATACCGGTAGAAATAAACAGTTCCGTCATTGACCTCGAAGAGGGGAAAGCCACCCTGAGTATCGTCCGCGACCTGACGGAAAGAAAGGAAGCCGAAAAGGAACGGAAAAAACTCGAACAACAAATCATCCAGGCCCAGAAACTGGAAGCCCTGGGTACGCTCGCGGGCGGGTTCGCCCATGATTTCAACAACCTTCTCATGGGTATCCAGGTCAATGCCACACTTCTCCATGCGAACCTGTCGGGCGACAGGGAAAATCTCGTCAGGGTGAACGATATCGGGGAACTCGTTCATCGGGGGATTTCACTGACCAGGCAGCTACTGGGTCTCGGACGGGGCGGGAAATACGAAGTGGAGGTTGTCGATGTCAATGACCTTTTGAATAAAAGCGCGACCCTCTTCGGCCGAAGCAGAAAAGAGATCCGCATCCATTTCAGTTTTGACAGTGAATTGATGGCCGTTGAAGCGGACAGGGGGCAGCTCGAACAGGTTTTCCTCAATCTGTATGTCAATGCCTGGCAGGCAATGCCGGACGGCGGCGATCTTTACATCGGTACGGAGAATGTGAAACTCGAAATATCCGATGAAAACGGGTTTTCATTGCCTTCCGGCATGTATGTCAAAATTTCGATCACCGATACCGGAGAGGGTATCGACGAATCGATACGGCAGAAGGTCTTCGATCCTTTTTTTACCACAAAGGAAGGAACCGGAAGCGGTCTCGGGCTTGCCTCTTCCTACGGTATTGTCAGGAATCACAATGGAAATATCACCATTTACAGTGAAAAGGGGAAAGGGTCCACCTTTAATATTTATCTTCCGGCGACGGGAAAGCATCCGGAACCTGTCATGAGTGAAGAAGACAGGAAAATACCGGGCGGAAAGGAGACGATCCTTCTGGTCGATGACGAAGAGACGATCATCAGGTCGGGGAAGGCATTTTTCAAGACCCTCGGTTATACGGTACTCGCCGCTTCTTCGGGGCACGATGCCCTTGCGATCTACCGACAAAAAAAAGAGTCGATCGATATTGTAATTCTGGACCTGATTATGCCCGGTATGGGAGGAAGAGAGACCTTCGCTGAATTAAAAAAAATCGATCCGGCGGTAAAGGTCCTGCTTTCAAGCGGGTACAGCATCAATGGTCAGGCACAGGAACTCTTGAACAAAGGATGCCTGGGATTTCTTCAAAAGCCGTTTTCGCTATTGCAGGCGGCTAAAAAAATCAGGTCGATTCTCGACGGCTAA